The following nucleotide sequence is from Desulfovibrio aminophilus DSM 12254.
ATGGGCTTCACCGACGCGGCCATCTGCCCGGACATCGGCGTGCTGGCCTCCACCGACCCGGTGGCCGTGGACCAGGCCAGCGTGGACTTGGTCAACGCGGCCCAGCCCCTTTGGCCCAGCCGCCTGCCCAAGGGCCTCAAGCCCGGAGACGACAAGTTCCTGGCCGTGCATCCGCACGTGCCCGAGGACATGGGCCTAGCCTACGCCGAAAAGATCGGCCTGGGCAGCCGGAAGTACAAGCTCACGCAGATCTAGCGGAGCCGTTGGAATCAGCGTCGGCCGTGGCTAGGTGAAGAAGTAGCGCGAGAGGTCGACGTGGTAGTCGGCCGGGTTGAGGCATTCGGTGATGCGCAGCGGTTCGGCCGCGCCGCGCTGATCGGCCAGATCCACCACGCGGATGGGCGTCACGCGCATGTTCCTGTCCATGATGACCTTGATCTTGGGGCGCAAGAGATAGGCCGGGTTGTCGTCGCAGATGATCCCGAAGGAGCCGTCGGACAGGCGCACGAAGCTGCCCACCGGGTAGACGCCCATGCACTTGATGAAGTGCTCCACGGAGTTGGGATAGAAGTCCGAAAGCCGCCACTGGTACATCATGCCCAGGGCCCGGGTCGGGGCCAGGGCGTCCTTGTAGACCCGCTTGCTGGTCAGGGCGTCGTAGACGTCCACCACCGAGACGATGCGCGAGAACTTGCCGATGTCCGGTCCCTTGAGTCCCTGGGGGTAGCCCCGCCCGTCGTAGCGTTCGTGGTGCTGGAGGATGGCCTTGAGGATTTCCGGATGCAGGCCCTTCTGCCCGACCATGATCCGGTAACCCTCCAGGGAATGCCCCTGCATCACCTTGAATTCCTTGTCCGAAAGCTGGCCCGGTTTGTTCAGGATATCTTCAGGAATCTTGGCCTTGCCCACGTCGTGGAAGAGCCCGGCCACGCCAAGCATCCGCAGGGCCTTCTTGGACAGGCGCAGATGGCGGCCCAGGATCACGGCCAGGACGCTCACGTTGATGCAGTGGGTGTAGGTGTATTCGTCGAAGCGGCGCAGCTTGCAGAGGGTGGCCCCGGCGCGTTCGTTGCGGAACACGCTGTCGATGACGCCGTCGACCATGGGCAGGGAGTCGCGGTAATCCACGTTTTTGCCCTTGCGGACGTCGTCCATGAAGGTCTTGGCGTAGCTCAGGGCCTCGTTGTAGACCTTCTCCACCACCACGATCTCGTCGGCCAGGGGCACGCGCGGGGGCGGCCCCTCGTCGGGCGCCTCGGCCGCGGCGCGGACCGCCGCCCGAATGTCGAGATTGATGGCGTCGTCGATGAAGACTTCCGCGACGTGGGCCGGAATGTACTGCGTGACGCTTTTTTCGGAGAGAATCGGCTTTTCTATGGAAATGAACGGATTGGTGTACGTACCCTCGCCGTACTTGACCACGTACATGCCGGTCTTGAGATCCTTGACCTTGACCTTTCGGATCATTCCGCCCGCCAGATTCCCGGAAAGGGTTGATGTCCTTTGTCCTATTTTCTTCTAGCGACTTTCTTTCCCCAGGGCAATTCCGTTCCCGAGTCCGTCCAACAGTCCCAGTTGCGTGAGCAGCAGCGCACAGTTCTCGGCCACGAAGTCCGGCGCGGCCAGGGAGAGCTCCTCCAGGCCCACTCGGCCGCTGGCCACGGCCCCGGCGAGCATGCCCGCGCGGCGGGCCGTCTCCACGTCCAGGGGGTGGTCGCCGACGAGCAGGGTCCGGCCGGGTTCCACGCCGAGCCGCTCCAGGGCCAGGAGCGCGTGCGCCGGGTCCGGCT
It contains:
- a CDS encoding HD-GYP domain-containing protein is translated as MIRKVKVKDLKTGMYVVKYGEGTYTNPFISIEKPILSEKSVTQYIPAHVAEVFIDDAINLDIRAAVRAAAEAPDEGPPPRVPLADEIVVVEKVYNEALSYAKTFMDDVRKGKNVDYRDSLPMVDGVIDSVFRNERAGATLCKLRRFDEYTYTHCINVSVLAVILGRHLRLSKKALRMLGVAGLFHDVGKAKIPEDILNKPGQLSDKEFKVMQGHSLEGYRIMVGQKGLHPEILKAILQHHERYDGRGYPQGLKGPDIGKFSRIVSVVDVYDALTSKRVYKDALAPTRALGMMYQWRLSDFYPNSVEHFIKCMGVYPVGSFVRLSDGSFGIICDDNPAYLLRPKIKVIMDRNMRVTPIRVVDLADQRGAAEPLRITECLNPADYHVDLSRYFFT